gaacgcggctGTAACTGAATTACCGTGAGGGATTAATTCggtcttaactacattccagtctgaagttaattggtagtaggatagtgtctatagcggcttaatacagtttggtggtcaatctggactaggtcccggggtttttctgcacttgtggtttcctcgttaacaaaatttctggtgtctgtgttttttttttccgcattatattgtttatctttataattgaaatatcataggttgtacattaatcaatcaaagtagatacgtccatccttgtttattggatacaacttgattgattcttggatattgatttttgagatcgtccaagaactctcacatGTATGTCAGGTTCACGAATTTGGttttgtaaactttctgattgtgagaaaaagagatataactctaaatattattccttgattaagattcattaagttgaactatcgaaattgtatttaagtttgtccatacaggttgcttaagaaaaagttggtggtgtattttggtacccccagtgttttcagAGGAAATCTGCAAGCTAGCAGTAAAACCATGGAACTAGTCCAATTTGAACATATATTTTATTAAGACGCTAGCACTAGCCAACTacaaacttcggtctggaatgtagttaagacaTAATATAATTTCTACATTGCTACAGTTGTGCCCCTAAATCTCTTAATTCTTGCAAGAacctatgcacttgattcctctGACTGATGTCCTTTACAACCCTAGAAGTTGCTCTAGATTTCTTCGTAAAGACTAGTTCTACCTTGCCTCCAACATGACACCTGGTTATTCCTTTCTGATAATAGATTTGGGATGAAAATCGGTTCCCTAAATTTAGACGAATATAAATCCAAGATTAGGATTGATACTCTTCAAAACCCATAGAGATACCTTATCTTCTATATACACAAGAAATACAATCCAAGAGAAAATAAGTTGTATTTTTGCGCAAAACTCAAAAAAAGGATTTCTGTAGATGCGAGTCATACTCAATCGTGTTTGTAATTTTTCTATTAATCTGGGTTTGATATGCTATTCTTGAATGACCTTACATCAGAAGAGAAGAACGTTAGAATAAACAAGAATTATAGACAACACAACTACAAATACAAGTTTCGAAAATATCTTTCTTTCGAGATAGGTGAACATGTGAAGTATTTAGAAGTCAAACCTTGGATCTAAAAGATTCTTAGATCTGGAGGACGAGTGTTATTAAGATATATGGTTAGGTAGTGGAGATGGTGTACTGACTAAAGTAGTCACGTCTTTTCACTTCTCTTTTAAATCTCGAGTTCTGATCTGTAAAGTTATTTTATagtctttttcttttgttctctaAAGCTCATAAAGTTTTCAATCTTTTGTTATagttcaatttttttatttaatgtATTATGGTTTTACGGATTTCATCGGCCGTCCTTATACCGATAGAATCAAACCAATGAACCAATCGTAATCTTGTGTAGGTACATGTTCTGTAAGTATACTCCTGATATGAAAATATGCATCTTCATATACTTTATCTCGTTCTATATTCATAGCCCACTGTTCCAATATTATCAGAAGCCAAGCTCCACTAAATTAATTATCATTTTCATCATAATaggtatttttttttcaaaaatgtgGCGGGTGGGATTCGAAACCTCATGTCGTTACTTCATAACGAGTGGGATTTGATATCTCATGTTGTTGCTTCCTAAGCTTACCGAGAACCACTGCATTGGTCGTTTGTTGGTATTAATTTTTGATATATTAAACGTATATTGATTTAAATTACTGAACCCTGAACCCTTAAAACTTATCTTTTTAAAATTAATACATGCTGAATTTTCAGTGCTGAATTCACACTTCTAAAAAGAATTATACATATGCGTACATCGTTTCGAATTATTGTCGAACAACGAATTGTTGAACGGATTTTTGTCCGGATTCGATTTTTACGAATCCAAATAATACTCGTACACATGTCATCCCGAACTTCTCTTCGTATCTGGAATTGCGAACTAGGGTCTGATCTGGTTTTGGATATTTGGATATACTAACTACTAAAAAAACCAAGCAAAATGTAAGTACATAATTTATTTCAGCAACGTTAACCTTgagttcaaaaccaaaaataaatgtCAATCGTGCAGACTCGACGCCCTCGACGTATATAAGATAAATGAATTTAAAAAGGTAAGAAAGACTATATATACTCGGAAATTTTCAGATTTTCCGTCAGTTGTGTTTCATTGTTTAACAAacgagtccaattttgtgcacactcctttaaagagtCCAATTTCATTATTATAAAGCAACCAATGAGGTTGTTTTGTTACGTGCACACTCTTTAATGGAGTGTGCAAAAAGTTGGACTCTTAACAAACCAATCGCTTACGAATTTTCATGGCAATTTGGTAATAAAAATAGACAGGTGTCATCGTATGATAAGTGGAAACGCGGGTACAGGGGGGAATTGGCACAAAGTATCAAGAGATCTGGAGTTATatgcagactttttttttttttaaacatatGTTAATCCAGTAAGACAAATGTTATCCCACACGACTTTGCGGGATGGCTTCCCGCAAAAGCGGCCTCTTTACCGTTGGATGATTAAATCAACGATTAGATTCACATTCAGGAAAGGACCCATCATTTTCAGGAAGGGACCCACCACTTTCAGGATAGGACCCACCACTTTCCCTAAGACAAATGCTATCCCACACGATTTTGGGGGATGGCTTCCCGCAAAAGCGACTTCTTTACAGTTGGATGACCAAATCAATGGTTAGATTCACATTCAGGAAAGGACCTGTCACTTTCAGGAAGGACCCATCACTTTCAGGAAAGGACCCACCATTTTTCCTAAAGGGTTAAAGGCTGTTAGATCTGAGTTTTAGCATGATCTAACGGTAAGGAAGCCGCTTAAACGGAATGGCTTCCCGCAACGTCGTGCGGCATAACACTGCTCTTCACCTAAAGGGTTCAAGGCTGTTAGATCTGAGTTTTAACATGATCTAACAGTAAAGAAACCGTTTGAGCGGGATAGCTACCCACAAGGTCGTCCGGGATAACACTGCTCATCCCGTAATTCATATAACTACTCAGTTGGCGATGAAATCAGAGAGGTGGTTAAGTAGGGAACTGTGCACTGCAATTATAAACGAGAATGCACAGTCCTTATGCAAAAAGAATCAAAATCTAAGTCAGTGTTTCTAGATAGATTGATTGATTGGTCAACAACATGGAAATCCGTTTCGATTGTTAGTAAAAACATTATCTATTCAATCCACTGCAATGTACAGTCCTAAATATATGCATGCTACTCTCCTGATAATCTGGTACGATGGTGAACACGGACACAGAAGTCATCACTCACTAACAACCACTGTTATAAATTTATTTATACAAATCTTAAAcagtaaagaaaagaaaagaactgCAGAAAATTAAGACCTGCTAGGTTTGTTCTGTAGTACCACTGCTACTTTGCTTAATCAAGAGAATTACAGCAACTAAAACCGGGGTGAATATCATAGCCAAGCTTAATACGATATTAGGTCTTGTAATCTCTGGTAACAACACGCTTCCATATTTAATCACAACTGCACCTCCAACAGATCCAACTCCCAATTTCAACAAGTAactcaaatcatcatcatcatcatcctggtTAATCAAACAAATTGATACAATCTCATCAACTTGAATCAGTTTCACCTCTCCCTCATAAGGTAAACTCCTAGCTAACATTATGATTAC
This genomic stretch from Papaver somniferum cultivar HN1 chromosome 5, ASM357369v1, whole genome shotgun sequence harbors:
- the LOC113277825 gene encoding uncharacterized protein LOC113277825 isoform X2; translated protein: MAAIQMSTIGFFTSPFHFHRSIFRLVGPIKVHPSRFFTNTKRLLAGRNSNVQRKEQEKEDLKNNNQDDDDDLSYLLKLGVGSVGGAVVIKYGSVLLPEITRPNIVLSLAMIFTPVLVAVILLIKQSSSGTTEQT
- the LOC113277825 gene encoding uncharacterized protein LOC113277825 isoform X1; protein product: MAAIQMSTIGFFTSPFHFHRSIFRLVGPIKVHPSRFFTNTKRLLAGRNSNVQRKEQEKEDLKNNNQDDDDDDLSYLLKLGVGSVGGAVVIKYGSVLLPEITRPNIVLSLAMIFTPVLVAVILLIKQSSSGTTEQT